Genomic window (Campylobacter concisus):
TAAAAAAATTAGGATAAGGATTAAAAAGATGAATTTAGGTGTGGTATTTGGAGCAAAGAGCTATGAACATGAGATAAGCATAGTTAGTGCGATAGTTTTAAAAAATGTCCTAAAACAAGAGCTAAAATTTATATTTTGCGACACAAATAGAGATTTTTATCTTATTGAGCAAAAAGATATGAGAGCAAATTTCTTTAGCTCTGGTAAATACAAAAATTCAAAAAAGCTCATTTTGTCTAAGGGTGGATTTTTCATACACTCTCTCTTTGGCGATAAAAAAGTAGAGTGCGATGTTATTGTAAATTTGATCCACGGCATGGACGGTGAAGATGGCAAGATAGCGGCACTTTTTGACTTTTACGGCATAAAATATATAGGTCCAAGGCTTGAAGCAAGCGCACTTAGCTACAACAAAGAGCTTACTAAATTTCTAGCGCAAAAAGCTGGTGTAAAGATGCTTGATTATGAGATGCTAACTCGTGAGAGCCAGCCAAAATTTCACTATCCTATTATCTTAAAGCCAGCAAGACTTGGAAGTAGCATCGGCGTAAATATAGTGCATGACGCCAGCGAACTAGCTTATGCAAAAGACGTAGCATTTGAGTTTGACAAGGATGTGCTTGTCGAGCCTTTTATAAAGGGAGTAAAAGAGTACAACCTTGCAGGCTGTAAGATAGATGGAAAGATAAAATTTTCTATCATCGAAGAGCCAAAAAAGAAAGAATTTCTTGACTACGAGCAAAAATATCTTAGCTTTTCAAATGAAAACAAGGTAAAAGAGGCTGAAATTTCTGAAGAGCTAAAGCAAAAGCTTAAATTTAACTTTTCAAAAATTTATGATTGTGGATTTGACGGAGCGATCATTAGATGCGACTTTTTTGTGATAGATGATGAGGTCTATCTAAATGAGATAAATCCAAATCCAGGAAGCCTTGCAAACTATCTATTTGAGGATTTTGAGAGTACTTTAAATGCTCTTGCAAACTCACTTCCAAGAGAGCGTAATATAAAGATCGATTATAGCTTCATAAACTCGATCACTTCAGTAAAAGGTCGCGGGAAAATTTAGACCATTTAGTAGATTATAAAGTAGTTTGTGATATTTTACGTAAAATTTTACACAAAGAGCGACAATGGTAACTTTTACAAAAGATGAAATTTATACGGCAACTGAGGTGGTTAGAAATTTTAGCTCTGTCCTTTCTCGTGTGGGAGCTAGCGAGCTAAAGCGCGCTGTCATCGTTAAAAATAATAAATTTGAAGCGGTGCTTTTAAATATGGAAGAGTATGAGCGCCTTTGCGAAGCAGTGAGCGTGCTTGAGAGTATTTATACTGCAAAAAAAAGAGAGAACGATGGCGAGTAGGGCGGTAAAATACGGCTCAGACGAGTATGAGATCAGCTACGAAGTAGTAAATCCAAAATGTAAAAAAATAGTGCTTTTCTTGCACGGCTGGGGCGCTAATAAAGAGATAATGAAAAAAGCTTTTGGCTCATATTTGAGCGAGCTGTGCCACGTTTATATCGATATGCCAGGCTTTGGTAAAAGCTCAATTACTGATCCTTTAAAAACAAGCGATTATGCAAAAATTGTTGAAAATTTCTGTGATGAGCTTGGCATAAAGCCAGATATCATCGTAGGTCATAGCTTTGGTGGCAAGGTCGCAACGCTTCTAAAACCGCCACATCTTGTGCTTTTAAGCTCAGCCGGTATAGTTGTTAAAAAGCCATTTATCGTGCGCGCAAAGATCACTATTTTTAAAATTTTTAAGCTTTTTGGATTTGGAAAATTTTATAAACTCTTTGCCACAAAAGATGTAAGCGGTATGAGTAGAGTGATGTATGAGACCCTAAAAAACGTCGTTGATGAGGATTTTACAAAGCATTTTGCCAGCTTTAGTGGCAAAGCTTTGATATTTTGGGGCGAAAATGATAAGGCAACGCCCATAACAAGCGGGGAGAGTATACATAAGCTCATAAAAAATAGTTCATTTTTTCCGCTTAGTGGTGATCATTTTTTCTTTTTACTTCACGCTAAATTTATAAGTGACGAGATAGAAAAAGGGATAAATTTTGAGCCAAATGAAGCAAAAAATGTTGTACTTGACGATGAGAGCGGTATTGAGGAGATAAGATGAATATATTTTTAAGCATAAGCACAGTTTTGTTCATCTTTGCGCTCGCTTTTTATGTGATTACTTGCTTTCAGTGGTTTTCATATAGGCCTGAGCGCGTACTCTTTCACTTCACAAAGCCTGCTTGGCACGTCCTTTTCTTCATCGTGCCTTTGGTGCTATTTTACATGACTGGCAAGTGGTTTTTTATCTATTTTTACTTTGCACTTTTGCCAGCTCTTTATCTTTGGCACAAAAAGCTTGATAAAAAGCTAGTAATTACTGGCAGGATCAAGCACTTTTTTGTAATCCTTACTTGCGCTATTATCTTAAACTACGCTCTAAATTTCATCATTCACAAGGCGTTTTTGGCTCCGATGCCACTTTTTGTCTTGGTTGTGAGCCTATTTTTTAGTGAAATTTTAGAAAAGATAAAATTTCAAGGCTTTAAAAACAAGGCACTTAAAAAACTGGGTGCAAATAAAGATCTAAAAATCATCTTGATCACAGCAAGCTACGGCAAAACTAGTATCAAAAATTTCTTATTTGAAATTTTAAAAGATAGCTTCGTCTGCTATAAAACACCACGCAGTGTAAATACAATGGCTGGCATAATTAAAGACATCAATGAAAATTTAAGCGAGCAAACGCAAATTTACATCGCAGAAGCAGGTGCTAGGCTAAAGGGCGACATCCTAGAGATCACAAAATTTCTAAACCCGCAAATCGTCATCGTTGGCGAGATCGGCGCACAGCACATTGAGTATTTTAAAACGCTTGATAATATCCGCTCTACCAAGCTTGAAGCACTTCAAAGCGCTCGTTTGCAAATGGCATTTTTACATAGCTCGACAAAGAAAGAGCCAAGCCAAAATTTAGAAATTTACGATGAAAGTCTAAAAGATATAAATGCAAATTTAGATGGAATTTCATTTATGCTTGATGACAAGAGTTACGCTTCGCCGCTGCTTTGTAAATTTAATGCTACAAATTTAGCCGTTTGTATAAAGGTGGCAAAATACCTAAAAATGAGCGATGAGGCGGTAGATAGAGCGCTATCTAAGATGAAAAACGTCGAGCACCGCCTAAGCAAGATCGAGGCTGGCGGTAAGTTGATAATTGACGATAGTTTTAA
Coding sequences:
- a CDS encoding D-alanine--D-alanine ligase; the encoded protein is MNLGVVFGAKSYEHEISIVSAIVLKNVLKQELKFIFCDTNRDFYLIEQKDMRANFFSSGKYKNSKKLILSKGGFFIHSLFGDKKVECDVIVNLIHGMDGEDGKIAALFDFYGIKYIGPRLEASALSYNKELTKFLAQKAGVKMLDYEMLTRESQPKFHYPIILKPARLGSSIGVNIVHDASELAYAKDVAFEFDKDVLVEPFIKGVKEYNLAGCKIDGKIKFSIIEEPKKKEFLDYEQKYLSFSNENKVKEAEISEELKQKLKFNFSKIYDCGFDGAIIRCDFFVIDDEVYLNEINPNPGSLANYLFEDFESTLNALANSLPRERNIKIDYSFINSITSVKGRGKI
- a CDS encoding Mur ligase family protein — translated: MNIFLSISTVLFIFALAFYVITCFQWFSYRPERVLFHFTKPAWHVLFFIVPLVLFYMTGKWFFIYFYFALLPALYLWHKKLDKKLVITGRIKHFFVILTCAIILNYALNFIIHKAFLAPMPLFVLVVSLFFSEILEKIKFQGFKNKALKKLGANKDLKIILITASYGKTSIKNFLFEILKDSFVCYKTPRSVNTMAGIIKDINENLSEQTQIYIAEAGARLKGDILEITKFLNPQIVIVGEIGAQHIEYFKTLDNIRSTKLEALQSARLQMAFLHSSTKKEPSQNLEIYDESLKDINANLDGISFMLDDKSYASPLLCKFNATNLAVCIKVAKYLKMSDEAVDRALSKMKNVEHRLSKIEAGGKLIIDDSFNGNFSGMSASYELVSTYAGRKVLLTPGIVESDAEQNASLAKVINEIFDLVIITSSLNAEVLLKHIIKPKIIILKDKNKMQEILAQNTRAGDLILFSNDAPSFI
- a CDS encoding alpha/beta fold hydrolase; translated protein: MASRAVKYGSDEYEISYEVVNPKCKKIVLFLHGWGANKEIMKKAFGSYLSELCHVYIDMPGFGKSSITDPLKTSDYAKIVENFCDELGIKPDIIVGHSFGGKVATLLKPPHLVLLSSAGIVVKKPFIVRAKITIFKIFKLFGFGKFYKLFATKDVSGMSRVMYETLKNVVDEDFTKHFASFSGKALIFWGENDKATPITSGESIHKLIKNSSFFPLSGDHFFFLLHAKFISDEIEKGINFEPNEAKNVVLDDESGIEEIR
- a CDS encoding type II toxin-antitoxin system Phd/YefM family antitoxin translates to MVTFTKDEIYTATEVVRNFSSVLSRVGASELKRAVIVKNNKFEAVLLNMEEYERLCEAVSVLESIYTAKKRENDGE